In Pyrus communis chromosome 1, drPyrComm1.1, whole genome shotgun sequence, the following are encoded in one genomic region:
- the LOC137715936 gene encoding subtilisin-like protease SBT3 → MTSYYHVSLYFWLSIATISHLAIVSTFAQSQNYIIHMDSSVMPKAFSDHHSWYLATLDSALGKFTPSTTATSFSSALSSKLIYSYTHAMNGFSASLTASELEALKSSPGYISSVKDLPVKKDTTHTSQFLGLNSKSGAWPVANYGKDVIIGLVDTGVWPESESFNEDGMSKIPPRWKGECESGTQFHSSLCNKKLIGAKFFNKGLVAQNPNLTIEVNSTRDTDGHGTHTSSTAAGNYVAGASFFGYAPGTASGMAPRAHVAMYKAFWDEGALSSDIIAAIEQAIIDGVDVLSLSFGFDGVHLYEDPVAIATFSALERGVFVSTSAGNEGPLFGTLHNGIPWVLTVAAGTIDREFKGTAHHGNGNSVTGSTLYPGNSSSTQFPVVFFDACNNTKTLKQLGKKIVVCQDRNDTLYYQVYNVSSTNVAGGIFITSNTDLELFIQSIFPAVFLSPKEGEVIKDYINSNSRPKASLEFQKTLLGAKPAPSVTSYSSRGPSFSFPRTLKPDILAPGSLVLAAWPQNIFAAMVGKKDLFSNFNLLSGTSMSCPHVAGIAALLKGANPEWSPAAIRSAMMTTSDILDNTGSPIKDIGDAYQSASPLAIGAGHVNPNKALDPGLIYDAKIEDYVNLLCALNYTNKQIQTITKYASNDCSTPSLDLNYPSFIAFFNSNKRHSDVQTTHEFRRTVTNLGKGPSTYVASVAPLKGFVVGVVPEKSEFTEVGQKLSFVLSIKGPRVMKEAVVFGSLSWVESEGEHVVRSPVVASSLIS, encoded by the coding sequence ATGACTAGTTACTATCATGTTTCCTTGTATTTTTGGCTTTCCATTGCCACCATCTCACACCTCGCAATTGTCTCAACCTTTGCTCAATCCCAAAACTATATCATCCACATGGATTCATCAGTGATGCCTAAAGCCTTTTCTGATCACCATTCATGGTACTTGGCAACGTTAGACTCCGCATTAGGCAAGTTTACCCCTAGCACCACTGCGACCTCCTTCTCCTCCGCCCTCTCTTCCAAACTCATTTATAGTTATACTCATGCCATGAATGGTTTCAGTGCAAGTCTCACTGCTTCCGAGCTTGAGGCCTTAAAAAGCTCTCCAGGCTACATTTCTTCAGTGAAAGACTTGCCAGTAAAAAAAGACACAACTCACACCTCCCAGTTTCTTGGCCTCAACTCCAAATCCGGAGCGTGGCCAGTTGCGAATTACGGCAAAGACGTGATCATCGGGTTGGTGGACACGGGCGTTTGGCCAGAAAGTGAAAGCTTTAACGAAGATGGAATGTCAAAAATCCCACCAAGATGGAAAGGAGAATGTGAAAGTGGCACCCAATTCCACTCCTCATTGTGCAACAAAAAGCTTATTGGGGCAAAGTTCTTTAACAAAGGGCTCGTTGCCCAGAATCCCAATTTGACCATTGAGGTGAATTCAACGAGGGACACTGACGGGCATGGGACCCACACCTCGTCTACGGCCGCAGGAAATTACGTGGCCGGGGCATCATTTTTTGGTTACGCCCCAGGAACTGCCAGTGGCATGGCTCCTAGAGCGCATGTGGCCATGTACAAGGCTTTTTGGGATGAGGGAGCATTGTCTTCCGATATAATTGCTGCCATTGAGCAAGCAATTATAGACGGTGTGGAtgttttgtccttatcatttgGGTTTGATGGTGTTCATTTGTATGAGGATCCTGTTGCCATAGCAACATTTTCTGCCTTGGAGAGAGGTGTTTTTGTGTCCACATCGGCAGGAAATGAGGGTCCTTTATTTGGTACCTTGCACAATGGTATCCCTTGGGTTCTCACGGTTGCAGCAGGGACAATTGATCGGGAATTCAAAGGAACTGCGCATCATGGAAATGGAAACTCCGTCACGGGGTCCACGCTCTATCCCGGAAATTCATCTTCAACCCAATTTCCAGTTGTTTTCTTTGATGCGTGTAACAACACAAAAACATTGAAGCAGTTGGGGAAGAAGATCGTCGTGTGCCAGGACAGAAATGATACGTTGTACTATCAAGTTTATAATGTCAGCAGCACAAATGTTGCCGGAGGCATCTTCATTACCAGCAACACAGATTTGGAGTTATTCATCCAAAGCATTTTTCCCGCAGTCTTTCTGAGTCCAAAGGAAGGTGAAGTGATCAAAGATTACATCAACAGCAACTCACGGCCAAAAGCAAGCTTGGAGTTTCAAAAGACACTTCTTGGGGCCAAACCAGCACCAAGTGTTACCAGCTACTCGTCTAGAGGGCCTTCCTTTAGCTTCCCCCGGACCTTGAAGCCAGACATTCTGGCTCCAGGGTCGTTAGTCTTGGCTGCATGGCCTCAAAATATCTTCGCGGCCATGGTAGGCAAGAAAGACTTGTTTAGTAATTTTAATCTGTTGTCAGGGACATCCATGTCTTGCCCCCATGTAGCTGGAATAGCGGCGCTTCTGAAAGGTGCAAACCCAGAATGGAGCCCTGCTGCTATTAGATCTGCCATGATGACGACATCAGACATATTGGATAACACGGGTAGCCCCATAAAAGACATCGGTGACGCTTACCAGTCAGCTAGTCCTCTAGCCATCGGAGCTGGGCATGTCAACCCTAACAAAGCCCTAGACCCCGGGCTCATTTACGATGCGAAAATTGAAGATTACGTTAACCTTCTTTGTGCACTCAACTACACCAATAAGCAAATCCAAACCATCACTAAATATGCCTCGAACGACTGTTCAACTCCTTCCTTAGATCTTAACTACCCTTCTTTCATTGCATTCTTCAACTCAAACAAGAGGCACTCGGACGTACAAACGACTCATGAATTCCGGAGGACAGTGACCAACCTAGGAAAGGGGCCATCGACCTACGTTGCCAGCGTGGCACCGTTGAAAGGATTTGTGGTTGGAGTGGTTCCGGAGAAGTCGGAGTTCACGGAAGTGGGTCAGAAGCTGAGCTTTGTGCTGAGTATAAAAGGTCCAAGAGTAATGAAAGAGGCGGTGGTTTTTGGTTCTCTGAGTTGGGTGGAGAGTGAAGGTGAACATGTGGTGAGAAGCCCCGTCGTGGCTTCAAGCCTCATCAGTTGA